In Methanophagales archaeon, the DNA window AATACGTAAGGACGTCGCCAATCGTGTCTTCCTTTGAGTTGCCAAAAGTTCTCGAAGGACTGAACAAGAACCTTATTATCCTCTCCCCCTCCCCTATACTCAACACCATTTTGTGTCACTGAACTGAAGTTGTCAAGTACAAGAATAAAGATAAACCTCCTTTATAAAGTTTCCTGTTGTATTGCCGAAATTTTTGATTGTTGCCAGGCGCACAACTTTTGACTGGTTACCGGTTTATACTGCGAGAATACAACAGGGGCTCATGGAGTTACCCGATTATGCCACATAGCAGATTGCACTTCACTTATCCCACATTAACGTTAATATATCATAAATCCTAATAAAAGATAGGAGGGTGAAGAAGATGGAAAAAAATGTGATAGGTGATCTCAGGCATGGAACAGAGCTCTTGAAGCGAGGATTCGCATCTTTGCAGAAAGGAGGAGTCATTATGGATGTTACGAATGTTGAGCAGGCGGAGATAGCAGAAGATGCAGGTGCCATTGCGGTTATGGCGCTGCATGCTGTGCCTGCAGACATAAGGAAGGCAGGAGGTGTAGCGAGAATGGCAGACCCCGCAGTTATCACAGAGATCATGGATGCAGTTACAATACCTGTGATGGCGAAATGTCGAATAGGGCACTTTGTGGAGGCGCAGATATTAGAAGCGTTAGGTGTGGACATGGTGGATGAATCGGAGGTACTAACACCGGTAGACACGCACCATATAGATAAGAAGAAGTTTACCGTGCCGTTTGTCTGCGGTGCCCGCGATTTGGGTGAGGCACTACGACGCATCGAGGAAGGTGCAGCAATGATAAGGACAAAAGGAGAAGCGGGCACAGGTGATGTAAAAGAAGCGGTTCGGCACATGAAATTGATTATGGGCGAGATAAGGTCGTTGCGGGGCAAGAACGCAGAGGAATTGAAGGATGTAGCGAAAGAGTTGAAGGTATCACCTGAACTTGTGCGAGAGACAGCGGAGTTGCAGCGATTACCCGTAGTCAACTTTGCAGCAGGGGGAGTGGCAACGCCTGCAGATGCCGCACTGATGATGCAGCTCGGTGCAGATGGCGTATTTGTCGGTTCCGGGATATTCAAGTCAGAGAACCCGCGCCGAATGGCTTCAGCGATTGTAGAGGCAGTTAACTGTTATGATGACCCTAAGAGGCTGGCGGAGATCTCAAAAAGTCTGGGCATGCCGATGAAGGGTATAGAAGTGAGTACGCTCACGGAATCGACGAAGCTGCAAGTACGGGGATGGTGATCGAGACAGTGGAAATCACTTCATTTTAAAGCTTTAAATTTAAAGCTTTTTCCTATCACGAACACTTCTGCACTTCTTTTATGTGATGCTTTTGGTGTATATGCTCTTGTATCCCGAAACATATCCTTCACAGACCTGTAGAATATACTATAGTATTCTCCCTGAAATATTTTAGCAACGAAGTTCCCGCCTGGCTTCAATAGGGCAGTTGCAATACCCAAAGCTGATTTGCTCAGTTCGAACGAGCGATAGTGGTCATAAACACGGTTACCTGACAGCTTCGGCGCTGCATCTGAGAGCACAACTGCTGCCGCAGCTGCAGAGTCGTTCCTACAACCATGCAACCCATGCAGCATAAGAGCTTCTCTGAGCAGTTTTATAGTTGCTTCCTGATCTGTTATATTCCCCCTCAGGGTAACCACACCCTCTATCGGTGCGATATGCTGTAAATCCACACTTATCACCACACCATGAACACCAACCACCTCTCTTGCCACCTGAGACCAGCCACCGGGTGCGGCACCAAGGTCTATAACTGTATCGCCACGCTTCATTATCCTGAACTTAGCTACTATCTCCTTCAATTTGTATGCTGACCGTGACCTGAAGCCTTCTTCTTTCGCCTTTATATAAAATCTATCCCTCGCTAATTCACCCTTCCTCACCATGATAAAGCTCTTTCCGCCTTGCTTCCAGCATCTCGATCTCGCGCCCTATATACTCAGCCGCGGTTATCACCTCTGTATCGGACTCACTGGCGCATTCATACACCCCCGCTATTCGCTCACGGTACTTCAGGTCGCGCATGAAATGATGGTCAACAATGAGCTCCTTCAGTGAGCCACCGTGTATCAATTTGCACATGTTCTCTACCGAAAGTGCCAGACTCTGCTTTGAATATCTGAAGCCAAGCATATAGGTCATGGGACCATCGAGGATGAGAAGCTCGGGATTCTCGCGAATGATGAATTCCACCTGCGCATCAACTGCGGGACCTTCAACATCGCTTGTGAAGACCATCTTATCACCGCCACTCGCTATGCTCACCTCCACCACGTATCCCAATCTGGGGTTTGTACCGTGGTAAACGGGCTTGGAGAAGGTGATGGTGGTGGAGCCATGCTTGAACTCCCTGCCATCTGCAATATTTATGGACTCTGGTATGCCTTTCAGTTTATCCATGAAAAAAGATGCACGCTCTGCCTGGCTCTTGTTTATGCTATCTGATGGATGTTTCAGATAGACTATCTTGTCCTGGTATATCTCCGGTTCGTGTGGGTTATGGTGGTCGTAGTGGTAATGCGTGACGATCATAATATCACTCCGAGCTGCATAGTCTTTTATAAGCGTCCAGGACTCATGCATCCTCTGTTGCTCTTTTGGATGTGGAGGAAGATGATACCTGCTGGGCGCCAGTGAGACTCCAGGGTCTATCAGAACTGCCACATCTCCGGTCTCTACAAATGTAGCCATGGACCGCACACCAAAGCTATCAAATGCCAGTGGCTTTACTTTTAGCATTTCGGTTTCGCACCATCCCTAATATAATAAAATATATCCATATATTATGATATAGGTGCATGATTCCTGACTTACAAACGAAGTCGAAAACCATAAAAACGCAGATCAGGCACAAGTAACAGTCTATCATATAGCTATCTCGCACCTTGAGGAAATATGGAGGGAATAGCTACCTGAGATAGAGCGGTTCTTGCCAGAGGCGGAGCTATTTTTTTGGATTTTACAATAGTCATGGAGAATGGTGAGCGAGAACGAATAGAAAACTACTTCAACGAGTTAGTAGGCAACTGGATGAGATTGCAGAGAAAGAGTGATAAAAGAGTACATAAAGTATAATATCTCTTTGCTGAAGCTTTCTTTTTGAAAGAAAGGTTTTTTATATACTATATCTTAGGCAAGAGATGTGCATATCTCTTTATCCTGATTGATCCCGCCTCTGATTGTATGAGCCAGGTCATCCAGCAGAGCTCTATTGCTTTATAACCGGTTTCCAGGGCAACATGTTCAACCTCTTTTATGAATTCAAGATCACTACGTGGCATAGTCAAACCAGCTTTCTTAAATATCTCCCCTATAACCCTTTTAACTATCTTGTCCGGCATCACGGTATCAACCCCCGCCATCATTCTCAGATATTGGAAGGTATTTATTCCCACACCTTTGATCTTACCAATCGGGTCTTCTTCCCAATTCTCAAGTTTAGAGCTCTTTGCCCAGTAAATGAATGCCGTACGGTCATCTGATTTGATCTCATTTTTAATCGTAGCGAGATACGCTGCAACCGCCTTCGCCACTGCCCATGATCTCTTATTTCGCCAGACAGACCTCAAATTCTCGATATCTGCAGTTGCTAAATCCTCAACGGTTTTTATCAGCCCGGTATCAATGAATCGCCTCTTAAATTCTGCCACTTTTGGCACAATTGCCTGGAAGTAATTCAAGCCGAGGGATGTAAAGGATGCATCAACGATCATCAGAACCACGCTTCCATCCCAGCGTTCGGTTCTCAAACAGCGATCGCAATACTCCCTCACCTCAGGGACCTTTTCCATATAGCTCGCAACGACCTCTTTTAGATTAAGATCATGGATGGCCATTTTTAACCATATCCAAAAAATCTTCGGCACCTATTTTTGTAATTCATTGACGGATTGACTATAATTGTATCGCCCATTCTTCCCATAATTCCAAAAAGGGTAATATTAAGAATCCTCCACGAGCCTATAAGCAACCTCTCTCGCCTTCTCTTTTAGCTCTTCCTCGCCCTCTACTTCCCTGTCTGACATTAGAATCCTACCATCACATATCACAGTATCAACACAACAGCCACTCGCTGCATATACTATATTCGAGATTAAATTATGGTTTGGCACAAGTTCTACTTTCTTCAAGTCCAGCAGTACGATATCGGCGAGTTTTCCCGCTTCAATCGCTCCTGAGTTCAGTCTAAACATCCTGGCTGGATTCACAGTTGCGAGTTCAAACGCCTCTTCCGCTGGCATCACTGTTGGATTGGTAAATACCTTATGAAATAATGAAGCTATCTTCATCTCCTCAAACATATCAAGATTGTTATTCGATGCACAGCCATCGGTTCCAAGTGCGATATTCCTGTACAATCCTGCTTGTTTCATTTGCTCGTATGGCATTCGCCCTGCTGCCAACTTCATATTCGATGCAGGATTGTGTACTATCTTAACTCCATGTTGTTTTAACAAAGCCAGTTCTCTACTGCTTAGATGAACACAGTGGGCTGCTATTGTCCTTGGACTTAAGAACCCGATACTGTCAAGGAATTCAACTGGACGCATTCCATATCGGTCTACACAGCTCTTTACCTCTTCTTCGGTCTCTGATAGATGGATATGAACCAGGAGGTCATGTCGCTCTGCAAAATCGCGTACCCAGCATAAACTCTTCTCAGAGACCGTATAGACTGCATGCGGACCCAATACAAAGATAATTCTATCGGGTAGACCTTTACTCTCGTGGTATAAACGCTCATTTATACGTATCTGCTCTTTCGCACGCTCTTCATCAAGACCATCAATAAAGACCGCAGATAGCGCAGCTCTAAGACCTGATTCGGTTACTGCTCTCGCACTGCCCCTGAAATGCCAGTACATATCATTAAAGAAGACAGTCCCTGATTTTATCATCTCCAGGCATGCAAGTTTTGTACCCCAATAAACGTCTTCTTCGGTCAGCCGCGTCTCCACAGGCCATATCTTATCAGATAGCCAGTCATGAAGTGGCATGTCATCTGCATATCCACGCAAGAGTGTCATTGCTGCATGTGTATGGGCATTAAAGAGTCCAGGTATTGCTACTTTACCGTGACCCTGGAGCACGAATTCTGCTTTGCTTCTCTTTCTTTTTCCTGGATCCGCGATCTCTTCTATCAAATTGCCCTCTATGTAGATATCCTTCTCCTTACCATTACCATTACCCATCACCTGCACGCCCTTTATCAAAATCGATGACATGGCTCTTATCACGTTTAGAAGTCCAATATCCGCATCTTCTTCATCCACACGCTTACTGCTCTTCTTGCCTTATCAGGGTTTGTGAAATTGGATTCTATCTCTTTATCCTGTGGAATTCCTATAAATGGGTCTAATGTGTGCCGTTCGACATCCGCTACCCAGATCATCATCTCACCCACATCGTGCTCCCGGAAGAATGATATAAAAGGGGCAGGAGTCTTCTCTGTTGGTATCACTATCACATCAGCATCAGCATCACCATCCACAGCCGAATTGCCACCCATAAGATATGGGACGAACTTAATAGAAGATAATATCAAGATACGCAGGTGTTTATCACTGCTTTTAACTGCGAGCAGATCGATGTACTCATATTTATGCTCATATTGCCTGCATATATGCAAATTCCTTACTTCATGTGTCTGTATCTGGTATCCCGCCCTATGCATGAAATCTACTACGACCTCCGCCACTGTATCTGGCGGATTTTTTATCGCAGACCAGCGCAAAAAGGCATCTTCCAGCTCTGTACCCATATACCTGTGCGTGGGAAGGCAGTAAAAGATCTCACCCTGATAGTTTATCTTCGTCTGCATATCGGGCGAGAAGACAGAGATCTTGTCCTCACGTGTTGTTATACTATTGAATATCAGTTCTTCTAGGTCTCCCCCCAGGTTCTCCTCCAGCGCCTCCCTTTCTCTCATGCTGAGTGATTCCAGTTCCAGCGATTCTCTTATCCTCAACTTGAGCTCACCTTCTGAAATCACCCTGTATTTAGAAGCATAATCTCCAAGCCTGTTAAATACCGATAGTAATACATCGCTCATCTTACATCTTCGTTTTGATATAGGCTTTTATTTAAATAGAAAAATAATCTTTATAAAGAATATTACATAGACATAGATAGACAAATGGCAATAGGGAAGAATACGAGAGGCAGGAAGCTAAGACTTTGTAAAGCGAACAGGCAGAACAGGCGGGTACCTGCCTGGATAATGGTGAAGACAAACAGGAGAGTGACTACGCATCCAAAGAGGAGAAATTGGAGACGGGTGACTCTGAAAGTATAAGTATAAATATAAATGAAAACTGGTGATTGAAGATGGAAGAGCAAGGAGAAGATGAGCGTATTTATACGATACCGTTGAGGGCGGTGAAGAAGGCGCCACGGTGGAAGAGGAGTAAACGTGCGATAGCTCTGATTAGAGAATTTTTGATGCGACATACGAAGGCTGAGTATCTGATCCTTGGCAATACACTGAACGAGAAGATATGGGAGCGAGGCTCGCAGAAGCCACCATCCCGGGTTCGGGTGCGAGTGACGAGGGAAGAGGAGGATACAGTTAGAGCAGAACTTGTTGAATAATGAATATTAAGAAGGGATTGCAGAGGCAGAGGAGATTCACATTTGATATAGATGGCAGTCCTTACATAGGTCTCTTCGCGCTTTGTACCGAATCTTTACTCCTTTTGCCCACGCATGTGTCCGAGCGGCTGGCAGAAGAGCTGGAGCAGGTGCTTAAGGTGAAGGTCGTAAGGACTTATATCGCGGAGATGCCATTAATCGGGTGTTTGGCAGCCGGGAACTCAAATGGTCTTGTTGTTTCTCAGTACACGCTGGAGCACGAGATAGAGCATATAAGAAGTGTAGCAAAAGCAGAGGGGGTGGAGTGTAAAATAAGACGACTGCCAATAGAGGAGAAGATGACCGCAGCAGGTAATATCATACTCACAAATGATACCGCTGCACTCGTACATCCAGGACTCTCAGATGAGGCGATAGAGGTGATAAGAGAGACGCTGGCTGTGGATGTATACAGAGGAGAGATAGGTGGATTGCGCACTGTGGGAATGGCAGCTGTGGCGACGAACAGAGGTGTTCTCGCACATAAAGATGCCACAAGGGCTGAACTGAGCTATCTGGAGGAGATATTCAAGTTACCGGTGGAGATAGGGAGTGTAAATTTTGGTGTACCGCTGATAGGCGCTGCATTACTCGCGAACACGAAAGGATATGCCGCGGGCTATGAGACGACAGGTGTGGAATTGGGAAGGATTGAAGATGCACTTGGGTTTGAGTATGCG includes these proteins:
- the pdxS gene encoding pyridoxal 5'-phosphate synthase lyase subunit PdxS, translated to MEKNVIGDLRHGTELLKRGFASLQKGGVIMDVTNVEQAEIAEDAGAIAVMALHAVPADIRKAGGVARMADPAVITEIMDAVTIPVMAKCRIGHFVEAQILEALGVDMVDESEVLTPVDTHHIDKKKFTVPFVCGARDLGEALRRIEEGAAMIRTKGEAGTGDVKEAVRHMKLIMGEIRSLRGKNAEELKDVAKELKVSPELVRETAELQRLPVVNFAAGGVATPADAALMMQLGADGVFVGSGIFKSENPRRMASAIVEAVNCYDDPKRLAEISKSLGMPMKGIEVSTLTESTKLQVRGW
- a CDS encoding RlmE family RNA methyltransferase, whose product is MVRKGELARDRFYIKAKEEGFRSRSAYKLKEIVAKFRIMKRGDTVIDLGAAPGGWSQVAREVVGVHGVVISVDLQHIAPIEGVVTLRGNITDQEATIKLLREALMLHGLHGCRNDSAAAAAVVLSDAAPKLSGNRVYDHYRSFELSKSALGIATALLKPGGNFVAKIFQGEYYSIFYRSVKDMFRDTRAYTPKASHKRSAEVFVIGKSFKFKALK
- a CDS encoding amidohydrolase, with the translated sequence MDEEDADIGLLNVIRAMSSILIKGVQVMGNGNGKEKDIYIEGNLIEEIADPGKRKRSKAEFVLQGHGKVAIPGLFNAHTHAAMTLLRGYADDMPLHDWLSDKIWPVETRLTEEDVYWGTKLACLEMIKSGTVFFNDMYWHFRGSARAVTESGLRAALSAVFIDGLDEERAKEQIRINERLYHESKGLPDRIIFVLGPHAVYTVSEKSLCWVRDFAERHDLLVHIHLSETEEEVKSCVDRYGMRPVEFLDSIGFLSPRTIAAHCVHLSSRELALLKQHGVKIVHNPASNMKLAAGRMPYEQMKQAGLYRNIALGTDGCASNNNLDMFEEMKIASLFHKVFTNPTVMPAEEAFELATVNPARMFRLNSGAIEAGKLADIVLLDLKKVELVPNHNLISNIVYAASGCCVDTVICDGRILMSDREVEGEEELKEKAREVAYRLVEDS
- a CDS encoding 50S ribosomal protein L39e; its protein translation is MAIGKNTRGRKLRLCKANRQNRRVPAWIMVKTNRRVTTHPKRRNWRRVTLKV
- a CDS encoding 50S ribosomal protein L31e: MEEQGEDERIYTIPLRAVKKAPRWKRSKRAIALIREFLMRHTKAEYLILGNTLNEKIWERGSQKPPSRVRVRVTREEEDTVRAELVE
- a CDS encoding translation initiation factor IF-6, with translation MNIKKGLQRQRRFTFDIDGSPYIGLFALCTESLLLLPTHVSERLAEELEQVLKVKVVRTYIAEMPLIGCLAAGNSNGLVVSQYTLEHEIEHIRSVAKAEGVECKIRRLPIEEKMTAAGNIILTNDTAALVHPGLSDEAIEVIRETLAVDVYRGEIGGLRTVGMAAVATNRGVLAHKDATRAELSYLEEIFKLPVEIGSVNFGVPLIGAALLANTKGYAAGYETTGVELGRIEDALGFEYASTGI